One region of Wyeomyia smithii strain HCP4-BCI-WySm-NY-G18 chromosome 3, ASM2978416v1, whole genome shotgun sequence genomic DNA includes:
- the LOC129733049 gene encoding UDP-glucose:glycoprotein glucosyltransferase has product METLFLLLGALVIIGVVHGEFKSHPVTTHLSAKWDLTPVQLEIAEFIEDENVNLFWDYVELINKIPNSLYHIETEEKRYMKLIEFAELLLGTGQTNLLKLALSLHSFSPKVQAHLQIGKEALKQSDCDATAFVSIGGKLACDEDDLRSILKVADHDLHKIETHSLDHIYPGSENNSLTAILYGQLGTTQFTAFHNMLKLEVDKGIVKYVFRHFMKRTFNRKMRLSGYGVEMHLKSTEYKSQDDSPTHQVTITNEDVTEPEVEGFDFIKLKDRYPHLSHSLDRFRNSLLEKHDEIAPLKAWEFQELGLQAAQRIAQIQGEEALQILQFTAQNFPTQAKTLLSQSVSEEFKKEMKHNIDLLGRNLNLQPPDSALFLNGLFFDADTIDTLTLLDTLRAEMRVLDGLNKIGIRGKAATPLLALDLSSTAKEFAIDIRDSAITWINDLENDAQYRRWPSSVMDLLRPTFPGMLRNIRKNLFNLILVIDPVSSEDNSRDIVKLVESFVVHSAPVRIGLIFYSEDNDLLEYRSLICAFNYVHQKKGSTEALGFLTDLFASTPKRDIKVEDLRKQLRKSFAKLKLDEIDEIIGEDSDFDYGRQLSKEFVARLGLKSIPQALLNGVLLPQSTLNSDDFEETILTEIMQQTPTIQKAVYKGDLNDGEPVIDFLMKQPHVMPRLNQRILSADEPVFLDISGNAFLNLEDVSALAQLSNTDLTATLMNNLKYFGGKHTYEKFMGSRLHFNSFWVIADLSKLSGRKLLRNALEFMKSTSGTRVAFIPNVEGSNAARSELQRNLNAIVWATLNTLPEEDATNLVLKLLEKNEDLQYTIPESVMGFLPSVQLHLKMLRVYCQRVLKVKVSRSSLVANGRVIGPFDDNESFDADDFALLEKFFSLQYTEKIRTALRESSTYGDDAKLSGDTLFKLVSILVPRQQSKSRFTIPAEIEDNHTVVTLAPKSKDLPYFEVVAVLDPASRGAQKLSSLLILLRNVVNCNMRVILCAIDRHSDMPVKTFYRFVVEPELQFTADGRHSPGPFARFVGLPANSLLTQSLNVPENWLVEVVRSVYDLDNIKLSEINGPVHSEYELEYLLLEGHCFDTTTGSPPRGLQITLGTEQQPIIVDTIVMANLGYFQLKANPGAWILKLRHGKSADIYDITSADGTNVIHSINGTRVILSSLRSHVLKLRVTKKPGKANADLLSEEKDSTGGIWNSISSIVGTGDSQDQEVLNIFSVASGHLYERLLKIMMLSLLKHTKTPVKFWFLKNYLSPQIIDFLPHMANEYQFQYELVQYKWPRWLHQQTEKQRIIWGYKILFLDVLFPLDVKKIIFVDADQIVRADMKELNDFDLGGAPYGYTPFCDSRQEMEGFRFWKQGYWKNHLQGRKYHISALYVVDLKRFRKIAAGDRIRGQYQALSQDPNSLSNLDQDLPNNMIHQVAIKSLPQEWLWCETWCSSETLQYAKTIDLCNNPLTKEAKLTAAQRIVPEWKDYDSEIKRLQAKVDELEHEQGQTLHSEGHSAISEDIQHTEL; this is encoded by the exons ATGGAAACATTGTTCTTGCTTCTTGGAGCGCTTGTAATAATTGGTGTAGTTCACGGGGAATTTAAGAGTCATCCGGTAACAACACATCTGTCAGCCAAATGGGACCTAACTCCAGTACAACTAGAAATCGCTGAGTTTATTGAAGATGAGAATGTGAACCTTTTCTGGGATTACGTGGAgctaataaataaaataccaaATAGTCTTTATCATATAG AAACGGAGGAAAAGCGTTATATGAAACTAATAGAATTCGCAGAATTGTTACTAGGCACTGGTCAAACTAATTTGCTTAAGCTTGCATTGTCTTTGCATAGCTTTTCACCAAAAGTTCAAGCGCATTTGCAAATAGGAAAGGAAGCGCTTAAACAAAGTGATTGCGACGCAACAGCCTTTGTCAGTATTGGAGGAAAGTTGGCATGTGATGAAGATGATcttagaagcattttaaaagttGCTGACCACGATTTGCATAAGATAGAAACACACAGCTTAGATCACATATATCCCGGATCAGAAAACAACTCGCTCACTGCTATACTATACGGTCAACTAGGAACTACACAATTTACAGCTTTTCATAATATGCTAAAGCTGGAAGTTGATAAAGGTATTGTGAAATATGTATTTCGACATTTTATGAAAAGAACATTTAACCGTAAAATGAGACTTTCCGGCTATGGAGTTGAGATGCATTTAAAATCCACTGAGTATAAAAGTCAGGATGATTCACCCACACACCAAGTAACAATAACGAATGAAGATGTTACAGAACCTGAAGTCGAAGGATTCGATTTTATTAAACTTAAAGACAGATACCCTCACCTGTCTCATTCCTTGGATCGTTTTCGCAATTCGTTGTTAGAAAAGCATGATGAAATAGCCCCGTTAAAAGCATGGGAGTTTCAGGAGCTGGGTCTTCAGGCAGCACAGAGGATTGCTCAAATTCAGGGTGAAGAGGCTTTGCAGATTTTACAATTCACTGCACAAAACTTTCCGACGCAGGCAAAAACTCTATTGTCGCAATCAGTTTCCgaagaatttaaaaaagaaatgaaaCATAACATAGACCTTTTAGGTCGTAATCTCAATTTGCAACCACCAGACTCGGCACTATTTTTGAATGGGCTATTTTTTGATGCAGACACAATCGATACCCTCACTCTGCTTGATACACTTCGTGCAGAAATGCGCGTGCTAGATGGACTTAACAAAATAGGCATTCGTGGTAAAGCGGCCACTCCGTTGTTAGCATTGGATCTCTCTTCTACTGCGAAAGAATTTGCGATAGATATTCGTGATTCTGCAATAACATGGATAAACGATTTAGAAAACGACGCTCAGTATAGAAGATGGCCTAGTAGTGTAATGGACCTTCTACGCCCTACGTTTCCAGGCATGTTGAGAAATATCCGTAAAAACTTGTTCAATCTTATTCTTGTGATCGATCCTGTTTCAAGTGAGGACAATAGCAGAGATATTGTCAAACTGGTTGAAAGTTTCGTTGTCCATTCCGCACCCGTCCGTATaggattaattttttattctgaAGATAATGATTTACTAGAATACCGATCATTGATATGTGCTTTCAATTATGTTCATCAGAAAAAGGGTTCAACGGAAGCTCTAGGTTTTCTCACTGAC CTTTTCGCCAGTACCCCAAAGCGAGATATAAAAGTCGAAGACTTGCGCAAACAGCTGAGAAAATCTTTCGCCAAGCTGAAACTAGAtgaaattgatgaaataatcgGAGAAGATTCCGACTTTGACTACGGCCGTCAACTGTCTAAAGAGTTTGTTGCTCGTTTGGGTCTCAAATCTATTCCACAGGCGCTACTCAACGGTGTTTTGCTGCCACAGAGCACTCTAAATTCAGACGATTTTGAAGAAACCATTCTCACTGAAATAATGCAGCAAACTCCAACAATACAGAAAGCAGTTTACAAGGGGGATTTGAATGATGGGGAGCCAGTAATTGATTTTCTGATGAAACAACCGCATGTCATGCCACGCTTAAATCAACGAATTTTATCAGCGGATGAaccggttttcctggatatatCAGGCAATGCTTTTTTGAATCTCGAAGACGTGTCAGCGTTGGCTCAACTATCTAACACAGATTTAACTGCAACTTTAATGAATAATCTTAAATATTTTGGAGGAAAACAtacgtatgaaaagtttatGGGAAGTAGGTTACATTTTAATAGTTTTTGGGTTATAGCAGATTTGTCAAAACTCTCCGGTCGTAAACTATTAAGAAATGCTTTAGAATTTATG AAATCCACCAGTGGAACACGTGTTGCTTTCATTCCCAACGTCGAAGGTAGTAATGCAGCAAGATCCGAATTACAGAGAAATTTGAATGCTATTGTTTGGGCAACTCTAAATACATTGCCAGAGGAAGACGCTACcaatttagttttgaaattgTTGGAGAAAAATGAAGATTTGCAATATACAATTCCTGAATCAGTTATGGGTTTCCTACCGTCCGTCCAGCTCCACCTAAAAATGTTGCGAGTATACTGTCAACGTGTGCTGAAAGTCAAGGTTTCTAGAAGCTCTTTAGTAGCAAATGGACGAGTTATTGGACCCTTTGATGACAACGAATCTTTCGACGCGGATGATTTCGCGCTCCTAGAGAAATTTTTTAGTTTGCAGTACACGGAAAAAATACGGACAGCATTAAGAGAATCAAGCACCTACGGTGATGACGCTAAGCTTTCTGGTGATACCTTATTCAAATTAGTATCCATTCTGGTTCCGAGACAGCAGTCTAAATCACGTTTTACAATTCCTGCTGAAATTGAAGATAATCATACAGTTGTAACTCTTGCTCCAAAGTCAAAAGATCTTCCGTACTTCGAAGTTGTAGCTGTTCTCGACCCGGCCTCAAGAGgagctcaaaaattatcttCATTGCTTATTCTGTTGCGAAATGTTGTTAACTGTAACATGAGAGTTATTCTTTGTGCAATAGACAGACACAGTGATATGCCAGTTAAAAC ATTTTATCGATTCGTCGTTGAACCTGAACTACAATTTACTGCAGACGGGAGACACTCTCCAGGGCCATTCGCCAGGTTTGTTGGATTGCCGGCAAACTCGTTATTGACACAAAGCCTAAAT GTGCCTGAAAATTGGCTTGTGGAGGTGGTTCGATCTGTCTATGATCTGGACAATATAAAACTTTCAGAAATCAATGGGCCAGTTCATAGTGAATACGAGCTGGAGTATCTGTTGTTAGAGGGTCATTGCTTTGATACCACCACCGGATCACCACCTCGTGGATTGCAAATCACTTTGGGAACAGAGCAACAACCCATTATCGTTGACACAATTGTCATGGCCAATCTAGGATACTTCCAGCTAAAAGCAAATCCAGGTGCGTGGATATTGAAACTTCGTCATGGCAAGAGTGCAGACATCTATGATATTACTAGTGCGGACGGGACTAATGTTATACATTCAATCAATGGGACACGAGTAATTTTAAGTTCTTTACGATCTCATGTGTTGAAGTTACGAGTTACGAAGAAACCAGGCAAAGCAAACGCCGATTTATTGAGTGAGGAAAAAGATTCCACTGGTGGTATTTGGAATTCGATAAGTTCAATTGTCGGAACCGGTGATAGCCAAGACCAGGAGGTCTTGAATATATTTTCGGTGGCTTCAGGTCATCTGTATGAGCGCTTGTTAAAGATTATGATGCTCTCACTTTTAAAGCATACCAAAACACCGGTGAAGTtctggtttttgaaaaactatcTCTCGCCCCAGATAATTGATTTTTTGCCTCATATGGCTAACGAATATCAATTTCAGTATGAATTAGTGCAGTACAAATGGCCGCGATGGTTGCATCAGCAAACCGAAAAACAGCGAATCATTTGGGgctacaaaattttatttttagatgTTCTTTTTCCGTTAGACgtgaagaaaattatttttgtcgATGCAGACCAGATTGTCCGTGCTGATATGAAGGAGTTGAACGATTTTGATCTTGGTGGTGCACCGTACGGATATACTCCGTTTTGTGATTCACGGCAAGAAATGGAAGGATTTCGTTTTTGGAAGCAAGGGTATTGGAAAAATCATCTGCAGGGAAGGAAATATCACATCTCTGCATTGTATGTAGTCGATTTGAAACGGTTTCGGAAGATTGCAGCTGGTGATCGGATACGTGGTCAATACCAAGCACTCAGTCAGGATCCCAATAGTCTGTCTAATCTAGATCAGGATTTACCAAACAACATGATCCATCAAGTTGCCATCAAATCGTTACCTCAGGAATGGCTCTGGTGTGAAACATGGTGCAGCAGCGAGACACTGCAATACGCTAAAACTATAGATCTTTGCAACAACCCGTTAACCAAGGAAGCTAAGCTCACCGCTGCTCAACGCATTGTGCCGGAATGGAAAGATTATGATTCGGAAATTAAGCGATTACAAGCCAAGGTAGACGAGCTCGAGCACGAACAGGGTCAAACTTTACATTCCGAAG GCCACTCTGCCATAAGTGAAGATATTCAACACACTGAACTTTAA